One stretch of Mycteria americana isolate JAX WOST 10 ecotype Jacksonville Zoo and Gardens chromosome 16, USCA_MyAme_1.0, whole genome shotgun sequence DNA includes these proteins:
- the TMEM94 gene encoding transmembrane protein 94 isoform X1 — MDLKEKCQDEMTSSLGLTTKKALTILRDQLSALLEGHQKERKKVTSWKEVWRSSFLYHGNRCSCFHWPGASLMLLAVLLLLCCYGSQPQGSQGAEIVNALALFLLLLLDLFMIGRQERLKCREVERRLQTIIYKINDTLGKEVKWPDSMYPDLHMPYAPSWSLHWAYRDGHLVNLPVSLLVEGDVIALRPGQESFASLRGIKDDEHIVLEPGDLFPPFSPPPSPRGEVKKGPQNPQLYRLFRVLKTPIIDNVRWCLEMALSRPVTALDNERFTVQSVMLKYAVPIVLAGFLITNAVRFIFKAPGIASWQYTLLQLQVNGVLPILPLLFPVLWILATAFGEARVLAQMSKASSTSLLAKFSEDTLSSYTEMVSSQEMIRCIWSHFLCVLKGKSPTLSFTSSLLHSLGSVTVLCCVDKQGILSWPNPSPETVLFFSGKVEPPHDSHEDLTDELSTRSFCHPEMEDEPHERDALLSGPLADTVHMTNEQERNWSSDPPKAPDAHAHRKPNSRSKHPSGSNVSFSKDTEGGEEEHNQVVGDSEVLACEAEDFVCDYHLEMLSLSQDQQNPSCIQFDDSNWQMHLNSLKPLGLNVLLNLCNASVTERLCRFSDHLCNIALQETHNAVLPVHVPWGLCELARLIGFTPGAKDLFKQENYLALYRLPSDEMVKETMLGKLSSITKRRPPLSHMINLFVKDTTTSTEQMFSHGTADIILEACTDFWDGTDIYPLSGSDRKKVLDFYQRACLSGYCSAFAYKPMHCALSSQLNGKCIELVQVPGQSAIFTCCDLPGTTPIKQSSRRNSWSSDEGIGEVMEKEDCIQALSGQIFMGMVSSQYQARLDIVRLIDGLVNACIRFVYFSLEDELKSKVFAEKMGLETGWNCHISLTPNGDVPGSEIPPSSPSHAGSLHDDLHQVSRDDVEGLLLMEEEGHSDLISFQPTDSDIPSFLEDCNRAKLPRGIHQVRPHLQNIDNVPLLVPLFTDCTPETMCEMIKIMQEYGEVTCCLGSSANLRNSCLFLQSDISIALDPLYPSRCSWETFGYATSTTMTHVSDELTPLQLSGQLNSLPCSMSFRQEESTSIIRLIEQARHATYGIRKCFLFLLQCQLTLVVIQFLSCLVQLPPILSTTDIVWLSCFCYPLLSISLLGKPPHSSIMTMATGKNLTSIPKKTQHYFLFCFLLKFSLTICSCLICFGFTLHESCKEVNTTNLNLTACSSIMLHSNADDAPDWFGTFSNALLVAQKLTAGLIVLHTVFISITHVHRTKPLWKKSPLSNRWWTLTVAVVLLGQVAQTVLDLKLWENLNSSLTFNHVSISPVSWLLGFLSLVLVVIINEIVKLHEIRVRVRYQKRQKLQFETKLGMNSPF, encoded by the exons GAGGTGTGGAGGAGCAGTTTTCTGTACCATGGTAACCGTTGCTCCTGTTTCCACTGGCCTGGTGCATCTTTGATGCTTCTGGCagtgctgttgctgctgtgctgctaTGGGAGCCAGCCACAGGGGAG CCAAGGTGCTGAGATAGTTAATGCACTGGcactcttcctccttctcctcttggATCTCTTCATGATCGGGCGTCAAGAGAGGCTGAAGTGCAGAGAGGTGGAGAGGAGACTTCAGACAATCATTTATAAGATAAATG ATACACTTGGCAAAGAGGTGAAGTGGCCAGACTCCATGTACCCTGACCTTCACATGCCTTATGCCCCATCCTGGTCCCTTCATTGGGCCTACAGGGATGGTCATCTTGTCAACCTGCCTGTGAGCCTGTTAGTGGAAGGAGATGTCATTGCTTTGAGGCCAGGCCAGGAGTCATTTGCCTCTCTGAGAGGGATTAAG GATGATGAGCACATAGTTCTGGAGCCAGGAGATCTGTTTCCACCTTTCTCACCTCCACCCTCCCCAAGGGGAGAAGTGAAGAAGGGACCTCAGAACCCTCAGCTGTATCGTCTCTTCCGTGTTTTGAAGACCCCAATAATTGATAATGTCAG gTGGTGTCTGGAAATGGCTTTGTCACGTCCAGTGACAGCCCTGGATAACGAGAGATTCACTGTACAGTCAGTGATGCTGAAATATGCTGTCCCTATTGTACTG GCTGGCTTCCTGATCACCAATGCTGTGCGCTTCATTTTCAAAGCTCCTGGAATTGCTTCTTGGCAGTACACTCTTCTTCAGCTACAG GTGAATGGTGTCCTACCCATCCTTCCATTGCTCTTTCCTGTCCTGTGGATTCTTGCTACAGCCTTTGGAGAAGCCAGAGTCTTGGCCCAGATGAGCAAGGCCTCATCCACCTCACTG cttGCTAAGTTTTCAGAGGACACTCTCAGCAGCTACACAGAGATGGTATCTTCTCAG GAAATGATACGCTGTATCTGGAGCCACTTCCTCTGTGTTTTAAAAGGCAAATCTCCAACTCTGAGCTTCACTTCCAGCTTGCTCCATAGTCTGGGATCTGTCACT GTGCTCTGCTGTGTAGACAAGCAAGGGATTCTTTCCTGGCCAAACCCCAGCCCAGAGACTGTACTGTTCTTCAGTGGGAAGGTGGAACCACCTCATGATAGCCATGAAGATCTGACTGATGAGCTCTCTACACGGTCCTTCTGCCATCCTGAGATGGAAGATGAG CCCCATGAAAGAGATGCTTTGCTTTCTGGCCCCCTGGCAGACACAGTCCACATGACCAATGAGCAAGAGAGGAACTGGTCTAGTGACCCTCCAAAGGCTCCTGATGCCCATGCCCACCGAAAGCCAAACAGCAGAAGCAAGCATCCCTCTGGGTCCAATGTGAGTTTTAGCAAGGACACGGAGGGTGGAGAGGAGGAACATAATCAG GTTGTTGGTGACAGTGAGGTGTTGGCTTGTGAGGCTGAAGACTTTGTGTGTGACTACCACCTTGAGATGCTTAGCCTGTCCCAAGACCAGCAGAACCCCTCCTGCATCCAGTTTGATGACTCCAACTGGCAGATGCACTTGAATTCCCTCAAGCCTCTGGGCCTGAATGTGCTGCTTAATCTCTGCAATGCCAGTGTGACAGAGCGTCTGTGCCGCTTCTCTGACCACCTCTGCAACATTGCCCTCCAGGAAACTCACAATGCCGTGCTGCCTGTCCACGTGCCCTGGGGCCTCTGTGAGCTTGCCAGGCTAATAG GTTTCACACCAGGTGCTAAAGATCTTTTCAAACAGGAGAACTATTTGGCCTTGTACCGCTTGCCAAGTGATGAGATGGTTAAGGAAACAATGCTGGGGAAGCTTTCATCGATCACCAAGAGGAGACCACCCCTGAGCCACATGATTAACCTGTTCGTGAAGGACACCACTACCA GCACTGAGCAGATGTTTTCTCATGGGACAGCTGACATCATCCTCGAGGCCTGCACGGACTTTTGGGACGGTACCGATATCTACCCCCTCTCTGGCTCTGACAG GAAGAAGGTCTTAGATTTCTATCAGCGAGCCTGCCTCTCAGGGTACTGTTCTGCCTTTGCATACAAGCCAATGCATTGTGCCTTGTCCTCCCAGCTCAATGGCAAGTGCATAGAACTGGTGCAGGTCCCTGGGCAGAGTGCTATCTTCACATGCTGTGATCTCCCTGGAACGACTCCCATTAAACAGAGCAGTCGGAGGAATAGCTGGAGCTCAGATG AAGGGATTGGGGAAGTGATGGAGAAGGAAGACTGTATCCAGGCTCTGAGCGGACAGATCTTCATGGGAATGGTCTCATCTCAGTATCAGGCCCGTCTTGACATTGTCCGCCTCATTGATGGACTGGTCAATGCCTGCATTCGTTTTGTCTACTTCTCCCTGGAGGATGAGCTCAAAAGCAAG GTGTTTGCTGAGAAGATGGGTCTTGAGACTGGCTGGAATTGCCACATATCTTTAACACCTAATGGTGATGTGCCTGGCTCAGAGATCCCTCCCTCTAGCCCCAGCCATGCTGGCTCTCTGCACGATGACCTACATCAGG TTTCTCGAGATGATGTGGAGGGGCTTCTGCTGATGGAAGAGGAAGGGCACTCAGATCTCATCAGCTTTCAGCCAACAGACAGTGATATCCCCAGCTTCCTGGAGGACTGTAACAGG gcCAAACTCCCACGGGGGATCCACcaggtgagacctcacctgcagaaCATAGACAATGTGCCTTTGCTGGTGCCCCTCTTCACAGACTGCACCCCGGAGA CCATGTGCGAGATGATCAAGATCATGCAGGAGTACGGGGAGGTGACTTGCTGTCTGGGAAGCTCTGCCAACCTGCGGAACAGCTGCCTCTTCCTGCAGAGTGATATCAG TATAGCACTGGACCCTCTCTACCCATCTCGCTGCTCCTGGGAGACTTTTGGCTATGCCACCAGCACCACCATGACTCATGTCTCTGATGAGCTCACCCCGCTGCAGCTCTCAGGGCAACTCAACAGCCTGCCTTGCTCCATGTCCTTCCGCCAAGAAGAGAGTACCAGCATCATCAGGCTTATAGAGCAG GCCAGGCATGCAACGTATGGGATCCGCAAGtgtttcctcttcctgctgcagTGCCAGCTGACCTTGGTTGTCATTCAG TTCCTAtcctgcctggtgcagctgcCCCCCATCCTCAGTACAACGGACATCGTGTGGCTCTCCTGTTTCTGCTACCCACTGCTCAG CATCTCACTCCTGGGCAAGCCTCCCCACAGCTCCATCATGACCATGGCAACAGGAAAAAACTTGACTTCCATTCCTAAGAAG ACACAGCATTACTTCCTATTCTGCTTCCTGCTGAAATTCAGCCTGACCATCTGCTCCTGCCTCATCTGCTTCGGGTTCACGCTGCATGAGTCCTGCAAAGAAGTGAACACTACCAACCTCAATCTCACAGCCTGCTCCTCCATCATGCTGCACAG CAATGCTGATGATGCTCCTGACTGGTTTGGGACATTTTCCAATGCTCTTCTTGTAGCCCAGAAGCTCACAGCTGGCCTGATTGTTTTACACACAG TGTTCATATCCATCACCCACGTCCATCGCACCAAGCCGTTGTGGAAGAAGAGCCCCCTCTCCAACCGGTGGTGGACGCTCACTGTGGCTGTTGT ATTGCTGGGGCAAGTGGCACAGACTGTGCTGGACCTGAAACTCTGGGAAAACCTCAATTCTTCATTGACGTTTAACCACGTTTCCATCTCCCCGGTCTCATGGCTCCtgggttttctttccttggtCCTTGTTGTTATCATCAATGAGATTGTCAAGCTGCATGAAATCAG GGTCCGGGTCCGTTACCAAAAGAGGCAGAAGTTGCAGTTTGAAACAAAGCTGGGGATGAATTCACCATTTTAA